Proteins encoded together in one Xiphophorus maculatus strain JP 163 A chromosome 13, X_maculatus-5.0-male, whole genome shotgun sequence window:
- the LOC102227493 gene encoding zinc finger protein 516-like: protein METEEKEDVSQKQALSTKEVEEDATTCHTCGVCGRSFPLLSSLSQHMRRHTREKPYKCPYCEHRTAQKGSLKAHIRSHKLGLLSKNSGDNEVKEDKEQKDEPDVLDLPEVISTSDKAHHINGKVKKKVTKKKVKSKNGIEFGDGPFSCIFCGQVFPQVLLLKSHIKLHHGSHDHGCRICGRRFRQAWFLQSHMRIHRVKAQLQGSKNNELPATINGTPQDPASLINEECLYELCAGCGNFFKDRTTLRVHEKLHNLNPNPKIEDLMPSELQVHKKHFLELLNLKSANSKEPPEEKFQGGRIQELDPVCSYQAWQLATRGRLVESSEKCLGWEERLADAEVAYDTEKGEYVPLKQEKKRKQTDSSNSSVKKKKGDTGYDHTPNTLNHGRSGDKKIFQKDRIILNGLGQAFYEALQTKKVREQSSKQSKNIRSQEHGDKKSYSCEYCDFQTDDSSLLRSHLYNHRLGPCSKQSTTTGNISKSGSSKYMDYLRSRSVLLSQPYWNQYTYPPGQKFAEGNIKMENSNGIEMKEEVHTGGENFSLLNLSSSSAAVENSNYLVKTEGLVQHQCLYCSHTSNYPEVLWIHQRVTHRVDGSSSVAPKWAPCISILKSLKAGSSQWRRTGPPPFLEGKDCPALPTPRTQRTQPPGVTAQTSSKVSSSKIQSSIPKPKRHPKDSHSSDATHSRGKVVFQPQRKSGEHKRVVDSVSKASIAQVTSVNSSVHTKSLSNFQTSSSPKHRGNRVAVEGVFPQEGLGFMLARNQSGTSSNTAADKTYSRRQSWDFSSGLKGPDLWAAMNMWGLHGGKAYLEPHLFAQGKSDSTGDTPKEMDLLSLLKSYSPHELAALYQHWGYVDPRLDPQATLQLNGSFGNEVHSSTESSKQKSSRSTPSSGSLHKGT from the exons ATGGAgacagaggagaaagaggaTGTATCACAAAAACAAGCTTTAAGTACAAAAGAAGTGGAAGAAGATGCAACAACGTGCCACACATGTGGAGTGTGTGGTCGTAGTTTTCCTCtgctcagctctctctctcaGCACATGAGACGACACACACGGGAGAAGCCGTATAAGTGTCCCTACTGTGAGCACCGGACAGCGCAGAAAGGCAGCCTGAAGGCTCACATCCGAAGCCATAAACTGGGCCTACTCAGCAAAAACTCTGGAGACAATGAGGTGAAAGAAGATAAGGAACAGAAAGATGAGCCTGATGTTCTTGACCTCCCTGAAGTCATCAGCACATCTGACAAAGCTCATCACATCAATGGGAAGGTGAAGAAGAaagtaacaaagaaaaaagttaaaagtaaaaatgggaTTGAGTTTGGAGACGGGCCTTTCTCCTGCATCTTTTGCGGCCAAGTTTTCCCTCAGGTATTGCTCCTTAAATCCCACATTAAGCTGCACCACGGTTCCCATGATCATGGATGCCGCATTTGTGGACGACGCTTCCGCCAAGCATGGTTCCTCCAAAGCCACATGCGCATTCATCGGGTCAAAGCACAGCTTCAAGGCAGTAAAAACAATGAGCTGCCTGCCACAATCAATGGGACTCCTCAGGACCCAGCGTCACTGATAAACGAAGAGTGCCTCTACGAGCTCTGCGCCGGCTGCGGGAACTTCTTCAAAGACCGCACCACATTGCGGGTTCATGAAAAGCTGCATAATCTGAACCCAAATCCAAAAATTGAAGACCTGATGCCCTCTGAGTTGCAAGTTCATAAGAAGCACTTTTTGGAACTCCTGAACCTCAAAAGTGCTAACTCTAAAGAACCACCAGAGGAAAAATTTCAGGGTGGAAGAATTCAAGAGCTAGACCCAGTTTGTAGTTACCAAGCCTGGCAGTTAGCTACAAGGGGACGGCTAGTGGAGTCCTCTGAAAAATGTCTGGGCTGGGAGGAGAGACTGGCTGATGCAGAAGTGGCATATGACACAGAGAAAGGAGAATACGTACCCCTGAAGCAggaaaagaagaggaaacaaaCTGACAGCTCCAACTCTAGtgtcaagaagaagaagggtgATACAGGCTACGATCACACCCCTAACACTCTGAATCACGGCAGAAGTGGAGACaaaaagattttccaaaaaGACCGTATCATTTTGAATGGACTCGGTCAAGCGTTTTATGAGGCACTGCAGACAAAGAAGGTCAGAGAACAATCATCTAAGCAGAGTAAGAACATCAGGAGCCAAGAGCATGGAG ATAAAAAGTCCTACTCCTGTGAGTACTGTGATTTCCAGACTGATGACTCCTCACTGCTCAGGTCCCACCTATACAACCATCGCCTCGGCCCCTGCAGCAAACAGAGCACCACTACTGGCAACATCAGTAAAAGTGGTTCTTCGAAATATATGGACTACCTCAGGAGCAGGAGTGTGTTGCTCAGTCAGCCATATTGGAATCAGTACACATATCCTCCTGGTCAGAAGTTTGCAGAGGGAAACATTAAGATGGAAAACTCAAACGGGATTGAGATGAAAGAGGAGGTACACACTGGTGGCGAAAATTTCAGTCTTCTTAATCTTTCTTCatcctctgctgctgttgaaAATTCAAATTATCTGGTAAAAACTGAGGGGCTGGTGCAACATCAGTGTCTATACTGCTCGCACACTAGCAATTACCCAGAAGTCCTGTGGATTCATCAGCGTGTCACCCACAGGGTGGATGGCAGCAGCTCTGTAGCACCAAAGTGGGCACCCTgcattagcattttaaagaGTTTGAAAGCGGGTTCTTCTCAATGGAGGCGCACAGGACCTCCACCGTTCCTTGAAGGCAAGGACTGCCCAGCTTTACCCACTCCACGAACACAGCGTACACAACCTCCAGGTGTCACAGCCCAAACCAGCAGCAAGGTCTCATCCTCAAAAATCCAGTCAAGCATCCCAAAGCCCAAGCGTCACCCGAAGGACTCACATTCCTCAGATGCAACACACTCTCGTGGGAAGGTTGTGTTCCAACCTCAAAGGAAGTCTGGTGAACATAAACGAGTTGTAGATAGTGTAAGTAAAGCCTCCATTGCCCAGGTTACTTCTGTAAACAGTTCTGTGCACACCAAGAGTCTCTCGAACTTCCAAACTTCAAGCAGCCCCAAGCACAGAGGCAACAGAGTTGCTGTGGAGGGTGTCTTCCCCCAGGAGGGTTTGGGGTTTATGTTAGCAAGAAATCAAAGTGGGACTTCTTCTAACACAGCAGCAGACAAAACCTACTCCCGAAGGCAATCATGGGACTTTTCCTCTGGTCTTAAAGGCCCTGATCTTTGGGCAGCCATGAACATGTGGGGGCTACATGGTGGGAAAGCCTATTTAGAGCCACACCTTTTTGCTCAGGGAAAGAGTGACTCAACAGGAGACACCCCTAAGGAGATGGACCTTTTAAGTCTTTTGAAGAGCTACAGTCCCCATGAGCTGGCAGCTCTTTATCAGCACTGGGGATATGTCGATCCAAGACTGGATCCACAAG CAACACTGCAGTTGAATGGGAGTTTTGGGAATGAAGTTCATTCTTCCACTGAATCTTCCAAACAG